One part of the Pandoraea faecigallinarum genome encodes these proteins:
- a CDS encoding threonine/serine dehydratase, which yields MTQSPPDLHAETIDAQPVPTKDAIAALHETLKRYARRTPVFTRNDFPTLGNTEVTFKYELLQASGTFKARGAFSNLLSLDDAQRKAGVTCVSAGNHAVAVAYAAQAMGVAAKTVMLKTASPARSSLCREYGADLILAENVHEAFEIVNRVEQEEGRYFVHPFNGYRTILGTATLGYEWIEQAPDLDAVIVPIGGGGLIAGVATAIKLFAPHVKVYGVEPAGADAMAQSFAKGGPIKMGPMSGIADSLMAPHTELYGYTLCRRHIDELVTVTDDQMRAGMLTLFRELKLAVEPACAAATAALMGPLRDKLMGKRVGALLCGTNTDTATFNRHIEAALAAEANG from the coding sequence GTGACGCAATCGCCCCCCGACCTGCACGCCGAGACCATCGACGCGCAACCCGTTCCGACGAAGGACGCCATCGCTGCGCTGCACGAGACGCTCAAGCGTTACGCACGCAGGACGCCGGTCTTCACACGCAACGATTTTCCGACGCTCGGCAACACCGAGGTGACGTTCAAGTACGAACTGTTGCAGGCTTCGGGGACCTTCAAGGCACGAGGCGCCTTCTCGAATCTGCTCTCGCTCGACGACGCACAACGCAAGGCCGGTGTGACTTGCGTGTCCGCCGGCAACCACGCGGTTGCCGTCGCCTACGCGGCGCAGGCAATGGGCGTCGCCGCGAAAACCGTGATGCTCAAGACCGCAAGTCCCGCGCGCTCCTCGCTGTGCCGCGAGTACGGCGCCGACCTGATTCTGGCGGAGAACGTGCATGAGGCGTTCGAGATCGTCAACCGTGTGGAACAGGAAGAAGGCCGCTACTTCGTGCATCCGTTCAACGGCTATCGCACGATTCTGGGCACGGCCACGCTCGGCTACGAGTGGATCGAACAGGCCCCCGATCTCGACGCGGTCATTGTCCCCATTGGCGGCGGCGGTCTGATCGCCGGGGTCGCCACGGCGATCAAGCTGTTCGCCCCGCACGTGAAGGTGTACGGCGTCGAGCCGGCAGGCGCGGACGCGATGGCGCAGAGCTTTGCAAAGGGCGGCCCGATAAAGATGGGGCCGATGTCGGGCATCGCCGACAGCCTGATGGCCCCGCACACCGAGTTGTACGGCTACACACTGTGCCGTCGCCATATCGATGAACTCGTCACTGTCACCGACGACCAGATGCGCGCAGGCATGCTCACGCTATTCCGTGAGTTGAAGCTCGCCGTCGAGCCCGCCTGCGCGGCGGCCACCGCTGCGCTCATGGGGCCGCTGCGCGACAAGCTCATGGGCAAGCGCGTGGGCGCGCTGCTGTGCGGCACGAACACCGACACGGCCACGTTCAATCGTCACATCGAAGCTGCGCTCGCGGCCGAGGCGAACGGCTGA
- a CDS encoding ornithine cyclodeaminase family protein — translation MSPSAASPSVLLLDAAQIAALMPVGDAIPVMSDMFGALAREQIHLPLRQIIRPPDALGAKGMLGMMPAFLAGAAGGVSVYGAKVGTFFPGNSALGKDPHQGCVLLMSGETGELLAVMNAAQITGIRTAAVTGLATRLLARHDATRLALIGAGHQAHWHLAALAAVRPLQHVRVASRSLATAQAFVDREQPRYGCRLEAVTSVEAAVRDADVVVTVTNSADPVLKAEWIAPGTHVNLVGSSTPRHREADTTLMAQAQLFVDRRESTVNESGDYLAAAAEGRIGPEDLLAELGELVIRSHPGRTDAESVTLFKSLGMGAQDVALAAALYRRAQHAGTGVRAAL, via the coding sequence ATGTCCCCCTCCGCTGCGTCTCCCTCCGTCCTCCTGCTCGATGCCGCCCAGATCGCAGCGCTGATGCCGGTCGGCGACGCGATTCCGGTCATGTCCGACATGTTCGGCGCGCTCGCACGCGAGCAGATCCACCTGCCGCTGCGTCAGATCATTCGCCCGCCCGACGCTCTCGGCGCAAAAGGCATGCTCGGCATGATGCCCGCCTTCCTCGCCGGCGCGGCCGGTGGTGTGTCCGTCTACGGCGCGAAGGTCGGCACGTTTTTCCCCGGCAACAGCGCACTGGGCAAAGACCCGCATCAGGGCTGCGTGTTGTTGATGAGCGGCGAGACGGGGGAGCTTCTCGCTGTCATGAACGCGGCGCAGATTACCGGCATTCGCACTGCGGCCGTGACGGGACTGGCGACGCGTCTGCTCGCCCGTCACGATGCCACGCGCCTCGCGTTGATCGGCGCGGGCCATCAGGCGCACTGGCATCTCGCGGCGCTGGCCGCGGTGCGCCCGCTGCAACATGTGCGTGTGGCAAGCCGCTCGCTGGCGACGGCACAGGCGTTCGTCGACAGGGAACAGCCTCGCTACGGATGCCGCCTCGAAGCCGTGACAAGCGTTGAAGCCGCCGTGCGCGACGCCGACGTGGTGGTGACGGTGACGAACTCGGCGGACCCGGTTCTCAAGGCGGAATGGATCGCGCCGGGCACCCATGTGAATCTGGTCGGCAGCAGCACGCCACGCCACCGCGAGGCGGACACGACGCTGATGGCGCAAGCGCAACTGTTCGTCGACCGGCGCGAATCGACCGTCAACGAATCGGGCGACTATCTGGCGGCCGCCGCCGAAGGCCGTATCGGCCCCGAGGACCTGCTTGCGGAACTCGGCGAACTCGTCATCCGTTCGCATCCGGGCCGCACCGACGCCGAGTCCGTCACCCTGTTCAAATCGCTCGGCATGGGCGCACAGGACGTGGCGCTCGCCGCAGCGCTATATCGGCGCGCGCAGCACGCCGGTACTGGGGTGCGCGCCGCCCTGTGA